Proteins co-encoded in one Terriglobales bacterium genomic window:
- the mtnP gene encoding S-methyl-5'-thioadenosine phosphorylase, whose translation MPEAEIGIIGGSGLYAMPGLTDTRELRVDTPFGQPSDAYILGKLDGRAVAFLARHGRGHRILPTELNFRANIHGLKQLGVERIVSISAVGSLKEEHKPLDFVIPDQFFDRTTKRVSTFFGDGVVVHVALADPVCPEMSHVVETACKKAKVTGKPGGTYLCMEGPQFSTRAESQVYRSWGMDVIGMTNLQEAKLAREAEICYVTVAMVTDYDCWHPTHDSVTVDQVVAVLLKNAENACKVVREAVAATPKTRSCKCGSALAHAILTERDKIPAATRKKLKLILGKYLDSQGKAGQQK comes from the coding sequence TTGCCGGAAGCAGAAATCGGCATCATTGGTGGCAGCGGCCTGTATGCCATGCCGGGATTGACCGATACGCGAGAGCTTCGTGTGGATACTCCTTTCGGCCAGCCATCAGACGCCTACATCTTAGGCAAGCTGGACGGAAGGGCAGTGGCATTCCTGGCGCGTCATGGACGTGGCCACCGCATCCTGCCAACAGAGTTAAATTTCCGGGCCAATATTCACGGCCTAAAACAGCTGGGTGTGGAACGCATAGTTTCCATCTCCGCAGTCGGATCTTTGAAGGAGGAGCACAAGCCGCTGGATTTCGTCATTCCAGACCAGTTTTTCGACCGTACTACCAAGCGGGTATCTACCTTCTTTGGAGACGGAGTTGTGGTCCATGTTGCACTGGCCGATCCAGTCTGCCCAGAGATGTCCCACGTCGTGGAAACTGCTTGCAAGAAAGCGAAGGTGACGGGCAAACCAGGCGGAACGTATCTCTGCATGGAGGGGCCGCAGTTCTCAACCCGCGCCGAATCACAGGTCTATCGAAGTTGGGGGATGGACGTGATCGGAATGACCAATCTTCAGGAAGCCAAGTTGGCGCGCGAGGCGGAGATTTGTTACGTCACGGTGGCTATGGTCACTGACTACGATTGCTGGCATCCTACGCACGATTCGGTCACCGTGGACCAAGTGGTCGCTGTCCTGCTGAAGAATGCAGAGAATGCCTGTAAGGTCGTTCGCGAAGCGGTAGCTGCCACACCTAAGACCCGCTCATGCAAGTGCGGTTCTGCTCTGGCACACGCGATTTTAACCGAGCGCGACAAAATTCCCGCCGCTACGCGCAAAAAATTAAAACTGATTTTGGGCAAGTATCTCGATTCGCAGGGCAAGGCGGGTCAACAGAAATGA